The Bacteroidota bacterium genome has a window encoding:
- a CDS encoding HU family DNA-binding protein produces MNKAQLIDSIAGESKLTKADAKKALDAFIKSTSAALKKGDRVALVGFGSFAVAKRNARTGRNPQTGKPIQIKAKKVVKFKAGSELAKKVQ; encoded by the coding sequence ATGAACAAAGCACAATTAATTGATTCTATTGCTGGTGAATCAAAATTAACAAAAGCTGATGCTAAAAAAGCTTTAGATGCATTTATTAAAAGCACTTCTGCTGCACTGAAAAAAGGTGATCGCGTTGCATTGGTTGGTTTCGGATCATTTGCTGTAGCAAAAAGGAATGCAAGAACCGGAAGGAATCCACAAACTGGCAAGCCCATTCAGATTAAAGCCAAAAAAGTGGTTAAATTCAAAGCTGGTAGCGAATTAGCTAAGAAAGTACAATAA